A portion of the Bifidobacterium sp. ESL0800 genome contains these proteins:
- a CDS encoding DNA-processing protein DprA, which produces MMDTIAQTAVDTSSATATGRKTTGTPAVDDDTLARAILTFCIDSADALLFATIKGAGDAVTALHLIADEKGGTANRNRLDEVFAIGTAKWGRKVNARGMSSFHHGLERWRERLHQLPSNAEKELRDFFTQGGSQWIIGPASPYWPTQLDDLSIRKDWASPLCLWGVGDPAALTSCPQPLAVVGSRGADDYGRYVARTVAKKAAEQGHLVVSGGAFGIDAAAHWGALDAMSGIGAEQSGRTVAVFAGGLNHIGPERNQPLFERIKANGGALISELCPNTIPEARRFLLRNRIIAGLASTVVVAQARSRSGALNTANWAAELGREVYAAPGNINIPGNTGCNWLIRDHRATILTSVNAVDEICHEGHAPLTLYDETKHPITENNATTESQTAAPAIEPVAESGKENHGVLDHQQCQSGHPSGGRECPPSQVPLPGGAKILLSVQKSTANKHDGPEQTASHTATSAREPTSAQQEVLTAIRRCRRQGGAATHETILAMLNTHRPAGRHRAETRGSADGAAPKLESWNIGRLEGELGEMELYGMLRLEAGTVHIVTHSAKSPRRRPTD; this is translated from the coding sequence ATGATGGACACAATCGCACAGACAGCTGTTGATACATCATCCGCTACGGCAACGGGAAGAAAGACAACCGGCACACCAGCCGTCGACGACGATACGCTGGCCCGGGCCATCCTGACGTTCTGCATCGACAGCGCCGACGCGCTGCTATTCGCTACCATCAAAGGGGCCGGCGATGCCGTCACCGCCCTGCACCTGATCGCCGATGAGAAAGGCGGCACTGCCAACCGCAACCGGCTCGATGAGGTCTTCGCCATCGGAACCGCCAAATGGGGACGAAAAGTCAACGCACGAGGCATGAGCTCATTCCACCACGGGCTGGAACGCTGGCGGGAACGCCTGCACCAGCTGCCTTCAAACGCCGAAAAGGAGCTTCGGGACTTTTTCACGCAAGGCGGGTCACAGTGGATCATCGGACCGGCCAGCCCCTACTGGCCGACTCAGCTCGACGACCTTTCCATCAGAAAAGACTGGGCCTCACCGCTGTGCCTATGGGGCGTCGGCGACCCGGCGGCGTTGACCAGCTGCCCGCAGCCACTGGCCGTTGTCGGCTCGCGCGGTGCCGACGATTACGGACGATACGTGGCCAGAACCGTTGCGAAAAAGGCTGCAGAACAAGGGCACCTTGTGGTGTCCGGAGGCGCATTCGGCATCGACGCCGCGGCGCATTGGGGCGCACTCGACGCCATGAGCGGCATCGGCGCAGAACAAAGCGGACGAACCGTAGCGGTGTTCGCCGGAGGTCTCAACCATATCGGCCCCGAACGCAACCAACCCCTGTTCGAGCGCATCAAAGCCAACGGCGGGGCTCTGATCAGCGAGTTGTGCCCGAACACCATCCCCGAGGCACGACGGTTCCTGTTGCGCAACCGCATCATCGCAGGCCTGGCCTCCACAGTCGTCGTCGCCCAGGCACGCAGTCGCTCGGGAGCGCTCAATACGGCCAATTGGGCGGCAGAGCTGGGACGGGAGGTCTATGCGGCTCCGGGCAATATCAACATCCCCGGCAACACCGGCTGCAATTGGCTGATCCGAGACCATCGCGCCACCATCCTCACCTCGGTCAACGCCGTCGACGAGATCTGCCATGAAGGCCATGCCCCGCTCACCTTGTACGACGAAACGAAGCATCCGATCACAGAAAACAATGCCACGACAGAAAGCCAAACAGCGGCGCCGGCAATCGAACCCGTTGCCGAAAGCGGAAAGGAAAACCATGGAGTCTTGGATCACCAGCAATGCCAATCCGGCCATCCGAGCGGCGGCCGGGAATGCCCTCCCAGTCAGGTCCCCTTGCCGGGCGGCGCCAAGATCCTTCTTTCCGTGCAGAAAAGCACCGCGAACAAGCATGACGGGCCCGAGCAGACCGCGTCTCACACTGCGACATCCGCGAGAGAACCGACCTCCGCCCAACAGGAGGTGCTGACCGCCATCCGTCGTTGCCGCAGACAAGGCGGCGCGGCCACACATGAGACCATCCTTGCGATGCTCAACACGCACCGTCCTGCCGGCAGACATCGGGCCGAGACACGAGGCTCTGCCGATGGCGCGGCACCAAAACTCGAATCGTGGAATATCGGAAGGCTCGAAGGCGAACTCGGTGAAATGGAACTCTACGGAATGCTACGTCTGGAAGCAGGCACCGTGCATATCGTCACCCACAGCGCCAAAAGCCCAAGGCGGCGCCCGACCGATTAG
- a CDS encoding YifB family Mg chelatase-like AAA ATPase encodes MAIGTAMSVGLVGLKANAIQMQAFISPGLPYFSIIGLPDASLSEARERVKSACQASGFNWPETRVTVNLSPASLPKRGSSHDTAIAVSVLSAAGVIPHDCLADTVVLGELNLDGSVLPVTGVLPIALYAREHGIDQIIVPQRNVEEAELIEGLSVIGIRHLGELIELMGGEAKYRISETRIPDDQPISEDENLAPSVGDMAEVIGQERTKWALEVAAAGGHHLLMTGPPGSGKTMLASRMPGIMCPLNEQEQLEVASIRSLCGTLPNYGISDVPPFEAPHHTASTASLVGGGSGIATPGAITRAHRGVLFMDEAPEFSPRSLQTLREPLESGYVALSRSKGTTYYPANFQLIMAANPCPCGYGYGDGSRCTCKEKDRIRYFSRLSGPILDRIDIQVEVPPVEHLMTQSSQPQTTSEQMRRKVTDARHAAQERFAAYHWTCNAQASGTWLRKNTSEAALTLIDQALENERLSLRGADRTLRLAWTLADLGGKPSPGREEMMQGIALRTKES; translated from the coding sequence ATGGCCATCGGGACGGCGATGTCGGTCGGACTGGTGGGGCTCAAGGCCAACGCCATCCAGATGCAGGCCTTCATCTCGCCGGGATTGCCCTATTTCTCCATCATCGGCCTGCCGGATGCCTCGCTGAGCGAAGCGCGCGAACGGGTGAAGTCCGCCTGCCAAGCCAGCGGGTTCAACTGGCCCGAGACGCGTGTGACGGTCAATCTCTCCCCCGCATCCCTGCCCAAACGCGGCTCTTCGCACGACACGGCCATCGCCGTTTCCGTGCTGAGCGCAGCCGGCGTCATCCCCCACGACTGTCTGGCCGACACCGTAGTACTCGGCGAACTCAACCTTGACGGCTCGGTGCTGCCGGTCACCGGGGTGCTGCCCATCGCCCTGTACGCTCGGGAACACGGCATCGATCAGATCATCGTGCCACAGCGCAATGTCGAGGAAGCCGAGCTTATCGAGGGCCTCAGCGTCATCGGTATCCGTCACTTGGGCGAACTCATCGAACTGATGGGAGGCGAAGCGAAATACCGGATCAGCGAAACCCGTATCCCCGACGATCAGCCAATCAGCGAAGACGAAAACCTTGCTCCATCGGTCGGAGACATGGCCGAAGTCATCGGGCAGGAACGAACCAAATGGGCACTTGAAGTGGCAGCCGCCGGCGGCCATCATCTGCTGATGACCGGGCCTCCCGGCTCAGGCAAGACCATGCTCGCCTCGCGTATGCCCGGCATCATGTGCCCGTTGAATGAGCAGGAACAGCTCGAAGTGGCTTCGATACGCTCGTTGTGTGGAACCTTGCCCAACTACGGGATCAGCGACGTGCCTCCGTTCGAGGCTCCGCACCACACGGCCTCCACGGCGTCACTGGTCGGCGGCGGTTCGGGCATCGCCACCCCTGGGGCCATCACTCGCGCCCATCGCGGAGTGCTGTTCATGGACGAGGCACCGGAATTCTCCCCGCGTTCGTTGCAAACGCTACGAGAGCCTCTGGAATCCGGTTATGTAGCACTTTCGCGCTCCAAAGGGACCACCTACTATCCCGCCAATTTCCAGTTGATCATGGCCGCCAACCCCTGCCCTTGCGGGTACGGATACGGCGACGGTTCGCGCTGTACCTGCAAGGAGAAAGACCGCATCCGCTATTTTTCAAGGCTTTCCGGCCCGATTCTCGACCGCATCGATATCCAGGTCGAAGTCCCGCCGGTGGAGCACCTGATGACGCAGAGCTCACAACCGCAGACCACCAGCGAGCAGATGCGGCGCAAAGTCACCGATGCCCGCCACGCAGCACAGGAGCGTTTCGCCGCCTATCACTGGACCTGCAACGCGCAGGCCTCAGGAACGTGGCTGCGCAAGAACACCTCGGAGGCAGCTCTCACCCTCATCGACCAAGCGTTGGAAAACGAGCGGCTGAGTCTGCGTGGGGCCGACCGGACGCTGCGGCTGGCATGGACTCTTGCGGATCTGGGCGGCAAGCCTTCACCGGGCCGTGAAGAGATGATGCAGGGCATCGCCTTGCGAACGAAGGAATCATGA
- a CDS encoding O-acetylhomoserine aminocarboxypropyltransferase/cysteine synthase family protein, protein MSDETTPKKYHFETLQLHVGQEEADPATDARAVPIYATTSYVFHNFDHAEARFALEDPGNIYGRLTNSTEDVFERRMAALEGGTAALALASGAAAVEAALRNITQTGDHIVSSSHIYGGTFNLMRHTLPRDGITTTFVDPADPQNFEGAIQENTKLVYFETFGNPNADLPDFEAISAIAHKHHLPVFVDNTFATPYLFRPLEHGADVVVESATKFIGGHGTTLGGLIVEGGHFNWAEVPGKFPTLTEPDPSYHGMNFYEALGQTAFVTRARAIFLRDTGACISPFAAWLLLQGTETLSLRVERHVQNALKVVEYLQTVPEVESVSHPSIPGRVDHELYEKYFPNGAGSIFTFDIKGGKDAARVFIDNLHLFSLLANVADVKSLVVHPASTTHAQETREELESQGIHQGTIRLSIGTEYIDDILDDLKGGFEAVRASGLAK, encoded by the coding sequence ATGAGCGACGAGACCACACCGAAGAAGTATCATTTCGAGACGCTGCAGCTGCATGTGGGTCAGGAGGAGGCCGACCCCGCCACCGACGCGCGTGCCGTGCCGATCTACGCCACCACCAGCTACGTCTTCCACAACTTCGACCACGCCGAGGCGCGTTTCGCGCTCGAGGACCCCGGCAATATCTACGGACGTCTGACCAATTCGACCGAGGACGTTTTCGAACGCCGCATGGCCGCACTCGAAGGCGGCACCGCGGCGCTTGCACTGGCCAGCGGGGCGGCGGCGGTCGAGGCAGCGCTGCGCAACATCACGCAGACCGGCGACCATATCGTCTCCTCGTCGCACATCTATGGCGGCACGTTCAACCTGATGCGTCACACCCTGCCGCGCGACGGCATCACCACCACCTTCGTCGATCCGGCCGACCCGCAGAACTTCGAGGGCGCGATTCAGGAGAACACCAAGCTCGTCTACTTCGAGACCTTCGGCAACCCCAACGCCGACCTGCCCGACTTCGAGGCCATCTCGGCGATCGCGCACAAGCATCATCTGCCGGTCTTCGTCGACAACACCTTCGCCACTCCGTATCTCTTCCGCCCGCTCGAGCACGGCGCAGACGTCGTGGTGGAGTCGGCCACCAAGTTCATCGGCGGCCACGGCACGACGCTCGGTGGCCTGATCGTCGAAGGCGGACACTTCAACTGGGCCGAGGTGCCGGGCAAGTTCCCGACTCTGACCGAGCCGGACCCCTCCTATCATGGTATGAATTTCTACGAGGCGCTGGGCCAGACGGCTTTCGTCACCCGCGCCCGCGCCATCTTCCTGCGCGACACCGGCGCCTGCATCAGCCCGTTCGCCGCGTGGCTGCTGCTGCAGGGCACCGAGACGCTGTCGTTGCGCGTCGAACGCCACGTCCAGAACGCGCTGAAGGTGGTCGAGTACCTCCAGACCGTTCCCGAGGTCGAGTCCGTCTCGCATCCCTCGATCCCCGGCCGCGTCGACCATGAGCTCTACGAGAAGTACTTCCCGAACGGCGCCGGCTCGATCTTCACCTTCGACATCAAGGGCGGCAAGGACGCGGCGCGCGTCTTCATCGACAACCTGCACCTCTTCAGCCTGCTGGCCAACGTCGCCGACGTCAAGAGCCTCGTGGTCCATCCGGCCTCCACCACCCACGCCCAGGAGACGCGCGAGGAACTGGAAAGCCAGGGCATCCACCAAGGCACGATCCGCCTGTCGATCGGCACCGAATACATCGACGACATCCTCGACGATCTCAAGGGAGGCTTCGAGGCGGTGCGTGCCTCCGGCCTGGCCAAGTAG
- a CDS encoding ABC transporter ATP-binding protein — translation MNPSNFYGGNAGNDFRSIINPNAGGNGNVNTNAGNLGADANNAITAPSFIPPQPGQLQPQPHQRKEFAVEAIDLIKDYGKGENVVHALRNVNVGFEQGKFTAIMGPSGSGKSTMMHTLAGLDSVTSGRVILGGQDITKMNDNQLTMLRRTKIGFIFQSFNLLPMFTAEQNIVMPLTLAGAKVDKQWFATLVETLGLTQRLKHRPNELSGGQQQRVAIARALISKPQVVFADEPTGNLDSVSSAEVLSFLKRSVREFGQTVVMVTHDAVAASYADRAIVFADGRIVADEPHPTAEHMSQLLMEESERAARQGAMPTMNQLMDGKPRHARVSR, via the coding sequence ATGAACCCCAGCAACTTCTACGGCGGCAATGCCGGCAACGATTTTCGCAGCATTATCAACCCGAACGCAGGCGGCAATGGTAACGTAAATACGAACGCCGGCAATCTCGGCGCCGACGCCAATAACGCCATTACGGCACCCTCGTTCATTCCGCCGCAGCCTGGGCAGCTGCAACCGCAGCCCCATCAACGCAAGGAATTCGCAGTGGAGGCCATCGATCTGATCAAGGACTACGGCAAGGGCGAGAACGTGGTGCACGCGTTGCGCAATGTCAACGTCGGCTTCGAGCAAGGCAAGTTCACCGCGATTATGGGGCCTTCCGGCTCCGGCAAATCGACCATGATGCACACCCTCGCCGGCCTCGATTCGGTGACCAGCGGCCGCGTCATCCTCGGCGGGCAGGACATCACGAAGATGAATGACAACCAGCTCACCATGCTGCGTCGCACCAAGATCGGTTTCATTTTCCAGTCCTTCAACCTGCTGCCGATGTTTACCGCCGAACAGAACATCGTCATGCCCCTGACGCTGGCCGGCGCCAAGGTCGACAAGCAGTGGTTCGCCACGCTGGTCGAAACCCTCGGCCTGACGCAACGTCTCAAGCACCGCCCGAACGAGCTTTCCGGCGGCCAGCAGCAGCGCGTCGCCATCGCCCGCGCCCTGATTTCCAAGCCGCAGGTCGTCTTCGCCGACGAGCCGACCGGCAACCTCGACTCCGTCTCCAGCGCCGAAGTGCTGAGTTTCCTCAAGCGTAGCGTGCGCGAGTTCGGACAGACCGTGGTCATGGTCACCCACGACGCGGTGGCCGCCTCCTACGCGGACCGTGCCATCGTTTTCGCCGACGGGCGGATCGTGGCCGACGAACCGCACCCCACCGCCGAACACATGAGTCAGCTGCTGATGGAGGAGAGCGAACGCGCTGCCCGGCAGGGTGCGATGCCCACGATGAACCAGCTGATGGATGGCAAGCCCAGGCACGCGCGGGTTTCGCGATGA
- a CDS encoding pyridoxamine kinase encodes MQEDTTLYERNPKYIPRVAAVHDMCGYGKCSLTAAIPILSACGCDVCPVPTALFSAHTKFPVYTFHDTTDILSGYLDAWRKVNVELDGVYSGFLGSAEQVDIIKRLYREYPKALRLVDPVMGDGGQMYPTYSKEMCEAVKTLVDGADVLMPNLTEASILTGRDYPGQNLSDDEATDWVGALLDMGAKNVVLKGIDRGDGKLRNFVGSASAGASARVELAHDKLPYMIHGTGDAFASALCGAVMAGKSLGESAQVAGEFVRHAMESTRNQPDFEMRGVSFELNLGELTELVG; translated from the coding sequence ATGCAAGAAGATACGACGCTCTATGAGCGCAACCCCAAATACATCCCCCGCGTGGCTGCCGTGCACGATATGTGCGGCTACGGCAAATGCTCGCTGACCGCTGCCATCCCGATTCTTTCGGCGTGCGGCTGCGACGTGTGCCCGGTGCCGACGGCGCTGTTTTCGGCGCACACCAAGTTCCCGGTCTATACGTTCCACGACACCACCGATATCCTCTCCGGCTATCTTGACGCGTGGCGGAAGGTCAACGTCGAGCTCGACGGCGTCTATTCCGGCTTCCTCGGTTCGGCCGAGCAGGTCGACATCATCAAGCGCCTTTATCGCGAATATCCGAAGGCGCTGCGGCTGGTCGACCCGGTGATGGGCGACGGCGGGCAGATGTATCCCACCTATTCGAAGGAAATGTGCGAGGCGGTCAAGACGCTGGTGGACGGCGCCGACGTGCTGATGCCGAACCTCACCGAGGCCTCAATCCTCACCGGTCGCGACTACCCGGGCCAGAACCTCAGCGACGACGAGGCCACCGATTGGGTCGGCGCACTGCTTGACATGGGTGCGAAGAACGTCGTATTGAAGGGCATCGACCGCGGCGACGGCAAACTGCGCAATTTCGTGGGTAGTGCGAGCGCCGGGGCCAGCGCCCGCGTCGAACTCGCCCACGACAAACTGCCCTATATGATCCACGGCACCGGCGACGCCTTCGCTTCGGCACTGTGCGGCGCGGTGATGGCCGGAAAGAGCCTCGGCGAATCGGCCCAGGTGGCCGGCGAATTCGTGCGTCACGCCATGGAATCCACCCGCAACCAGCCTGATTTCGAAATGCGAGGCGTGAGCTTCGAGCTCAATCTGGGCGAGCTGACCGAGCTCGTCGGCTGA
- a CDS encoding YraN family protein, whose product MSTTDTTTYAQATETVHNINHNCITQIQSYPEKRREKRKRPSFDHSARFSPDKNANHATLKCMNTNISAAQKNRSATCFGCGTDLDDLSSEGLLAQLEEQLAMPDLSAKQLGTIGEQYAAAWLAQLGWHVLARNWSTRFGELDIIMMAPEHIVVFVEVKTRRTQRYGTPQEAITPHKQANLHHAASLWLAGPGKSIRRSGIRFDAMSILLQGNRPRVQHIPGAF is encoded by the coding sequence TTGTCCACCACCGACACCACGACTTACGCACAGGCCACCGAAACCGTCCACAACATTAACCACAATTGCATTACGCAAATACAAAGTTATCCAGAGAAACGCCGTGAAAAACGCAAACGGCCATCATTCGACCACAGCGCCCGTTTTTCGCCCGATAAAAACGCGAACCATGCAACACTGAAATGCATGAACACCAATATTTCAGCAGCACAGAAGAATCGATCGGCCACTTGTTTCGGGTGTGGCACCGATCTCGACGACCTCTCCTCGGAAGGCCTGCTGGCACAGCTCGAAGAGCAACTGGCCATGCCCGATCTTTCGGCCAAGCAGCTTGGAACCATCGGCGAGCAGTATGCGGCGGCATGGCTGGCGCAACTCGGCTGGCACGTCCTGGCCCGCAACTGGAGCACGCGGTTCGGCGAGCTCGACATCATCATGATGGCCCCCGAGCACATCGTGGTGTTCGTCGAGGTGAAAACGCGGCGGACACAGCGATACGGCACCCCGCAGGAGGCCATCACTCCACATAAGCAGGCCAATCTTCATCACGCTGCCTCCCTGTGGCTCGCAGGACCCGGAAAATCGATACGGCGGTCCGGCATCCGCTTTGACGCCATGTCGATCCTCCTTCAAGGCAACCGCCCTAGGGTCCAGCACATACCGGGGGCATTCTGA